Proteins co-encoded in one Candidatus Nitrosacidococcus tergens genomic window:
- a CDS encoding sulfotransferase family protein — MKNIRKPNFFIVGAPKSGTTAMSEYLRTHPNIYLSNPKEPGFFSKDIFKPLFQSEEEYLSLFAAANSNHTYIGEGSVHYLYSKEALPKIRSFNPEARIIVMLRNPINMAHAWHSEMVYGGIESVLDFEYAWSIQTDREQGRKLPKYSSYSSSLLLYKKVCQIGSQVKVLLDIFPRNQIHFILFDDFISDTNKEYQKLLRFLNLPDDNRVEFPLINENRGYKWPRLAISLRAIKRYFYTPLYNLRRLKKLTGRGVETGTGLLRMVDKFIIIKGGRLPLRPEFHQYLQCEFRDEILLLQDLLGWRLDKWLENKTK; from the coding sequence ATGAAAAATATACGTAAACCTAATTTTTTTATAGTGGGTGCTCCTAAGTCAGGAACAACGGCAATGAGTGAATATCTTCGTACTCACCCAAATATTTACCTAAGCAATCCTAAGGAGCCTGGCTTTTTTTCAAAAGATATATTTAAACCGCTCTTTCAAAGTGAAGAGGAATACTTATCTCTATTTGCTGCGGCAAACTCTAATCACACATATATAGGTGAAGGATCAGTACACTATCTATACTCTAAAGAAGCACTCCCTAAAATTCGAAGCTTTAACCCTGAAGCTAGAATTATTGTTATGCTTAGAAACCCTATAAATATGGCTCATGCTTGGCATAGCGAAATGGTTTATGGAGGAATCGAATCTGTACTGGATTTTGAATATGCATGGTCAATACAGACAGATCGGGAACAGGGTAGAAAACTTCCGAAATATAGTAGCTATAGTTCTAGCCTTCTTTTATATAAAAAAGTTTGCCAAATTGGATCCCAAGTAAAGGTACTTTTAGATATTTTTCCGCGTAATCAGATTCATTTCATCTTATTTGATGATTTTATCTCAGATACAAATAAAGAATATCAAAAGCTCCTTAGATTTTTAAATTTGCCTGATGATAATCGTGTTGAATTCCCTCTGATTAATGAAAATCGGGGGTATAAATGGCCAAGGTTAGCTATTTCATTAAGAGCAATTAAAAGGTATTTTTATACGCCTTTATATAATTTACGAAGACTAAAAAAACTAACCGGTAGAGGAGTAGAAACAGGAACAGGATTACTTAGAATGGTAGATAAATTTATTATTATAAAAGGAGGAAGGTTACCTCTACGCCCTGAATTTCACCAATACTTACAATGTGAATTTAGAGATGAAATTTTACTTCTCCAAGATTTACTAGGATGGAGATTAGATAAATGGCTGGAAAATAAAACAAAGTGA
- a CDS encoding oligosaccharide repeat unit polymerase — protein sequence MRAQIFFLAWLFLLALPVLLLTNQYEKHFSISLIPIFICISYSGYRLAYISAIGRQEIVATTFWVFIYVFLGICPFLQISTNTFPWPGYYEDAVLFKAGMIILTSIFSFEIGNRVLPKKFVTTIAPTILKKPIQLNTVGLLAIVAIILAIYFQHKLGGIANLFVTRIESTQYLQDQSTTGTIAPKIALMNKLARTPTYVILIATLVVWVTYIKNRKKISLKWKLLAIILFGFVLILNNPISTPRLMIGTILLSFFFILPWQRQYGLYIVFGLIVTLVLVFPFSDLFRNTLDVSLKERIEQKSVIDTLISKGDFDAYQLLVDSVVVIDNTSYQLGKQISSAFLFWVPRSIWINKGKPTGEFIAEQVGYKYTNLSAPLWMEFYVDGGWIFVVIGFIGYGIFVQALDYWNYVYQFSTKNLSPKIVLIFVPIYAGYQIFLLRGALLPAIAYLSSIVLFIYLCSIRVTLNIK from the coding sequence GTGAGAGCGCAAATATTTTTTCTAGCTTGGTTATTTCTATTAGCTTTACCGGTATTGTTACTTACTAACCAGTACGAGAAGCATTTTTCAATTTCTCTAATTCCTATTTTTATTTGTATTAGTTATAGCGGCTATAGATTAGCATATATTTCTGCTATAGGTAGACAAGAGATAGTAGCAACTACTTTTTGGGTATTTATATATGTTTTTTTAGGGATTTGTCCATTTCTCCAAATCTCAACAAACACATTTCCTTGGCCTGGGTATTACGAAGATGCTGTATTATTTAAGGCAGGAATGATTATACTAACTAGTATATTTTCATTTGAAATTGGAAATCGTGTTTTACCAAAAAAATTTGTAACTACTATAGCACCTACTATTCTAAAAAAACCTATTCAACTAAATACAGTAGGACTACTCGCTATTGTAGCCATAATTTTAGCAATATATTTTCAGCACAAGTTAGGTGGTATAGCAAATCTATTTGTAACTAGAATAGAGTCTACCCAATATTTGCAAGATCAATCTACAACAGGGACTATTGCTCCAAAAATAGCACTAATGAATAAATTAGCAAGAACACCTACTTATGTTATTTTAATAGCCACATTAGTAGTTTGGGTTACTTATATTAAAAATAGAAAAAAAATAAGTTTAAAATGGAAATTATTAGCTATTATTCTGTTTGGGTTTGTACTTATATTAAATAACCCTATATCTACACCAAGATTAATGATAGGTACTATATTGTTGAGTTTTTTTTTCATTCTTCCATGGCAGCGTCAATATGGGTTGTATATTGTTTTTGGATTAATTGTAACATTAGTACTTGTTTTTCCTTTTTCAGATCTTTTTCGCAATACTTTAGATGTATCTCTAAAGGAGCGTATTGAGCAAAAATCAGTAATAGATACTCTTATATCTAAAGGTGATTTTGATGCATATCAACTACTTGTGGATTCTGTTGTTGTTATAGATAACACCAGCTATCAGCTAGGTAAGCAAATAAGTAGTGCTTTTTTATTTTGGGTACCAAGATCTATATGGATCAATAAAGGTAAACCAACAGGCGAATTTATTGCTGAGCAGGTCGGGTATAAATATACTAATTTATCAGCTCCTTTATGGATGGAATTTTACGTTGATGGAGGATGGATATTCGTAGTTATAGGTTTTATTGGCTATGGTATTTTTGTACAAGCATTAGATTATTGGAATTATGTGTATCAATTTTCTACAAAAAACCTTAGCCCGAAAATAGTCTTAATATTTGTTCCGATTTATGCTGGTTATCAAATTTTTTTATTAAGAGGGGCGTTATTACCTGCAATAGCATATTTATCCTCAATAGTACTATTTATATACTTATGTAGTATTCGTGTTACTTTAAATATTAAATAA
- a CDS encoding glycosyltransferase family 4 protein: protein MTKIIYWNNIPAPYMIERFNTLSDRSNLDFEVWFNDRVVPDRSWAIDEATWKFNYRYLPAISLFGKKFHFPPMQLLTNKIDILISLYSEPVVLISWLIAYLKGVKTVFICEITWDRWIKRRWWKEKIKHIIFPLVDAVISPGENGKSYAMRYGASSSKIFTLIHVINVRHYTLGQEKVLLNRDEIRTQLNLKGCTFIYVGRLWWGKGINYLLEAFAKVQQQSNVSVSLLLVGDGSEESVLKQVCQDRNIKNVIFTGFKQQKELPQYYALADIFIFPTLGDPYGLVVDEAMACALPIISTSAAGEIHDRIEEGINGYIVPPEDSETLADRMLHLVNNPKLCKKMSKASAEKIADHTLERWAENFEKIVYQLMSRPDLR, encoded by the coding sequence ATGACTAAAATCATCTATTGGAACAATATCCCTGCCCCTTATATGATAGAGAGGTTTAATACCCTTTCTGATCGTAGTAATTTAGATTTTGAAGTTTGGTTTAACGATCGTGTAGTACCTGATAGAAGCTGGGCAATTGATGAAGCAACCTGGAAATTTAATTATCGCTATTTACCAGCAATTAGTCTTTTTGGAAAGAAATTTCACTTTCCACCAATGCAATTACTTACTAATAAGATAGATATATTAATCAGTTTGTATTCAGAGCCTGTAGTTTTAATAAGTTGGTTAATTGCATATTTAAAGGGAGTAAAAACTGTATTTATATGTGAAATCACCTGGGATCGTTGGATAAAACGACGGTGGTGGAAAGAAAAGATAAAGCATATTATTTTCCCATTAGTTGATGCAGTAATTAGTCCGGGGGAAAATGGTAAATCCTATGCTATGCGTTATGGAGCATCTTCTTCTAAAATTTTTACTCTGATTCATGTTATTAATGTTAGACATTATACTTTAGGGCAAGAAAAAGTACTTTTAAATCGAGATGAGATACGCACGCAGTTAAATTTAAAGGGATGTACTTTTATCTATGTAGGTCGTCTATGGTGGGGTAAAGGAATAAATTACTTATTAGAAGCATTTGCTAAAGTGCAACAACAAAGTAATGTGTCAGTAAGCCTACTTTTAGTAGGCGATGGTTCTGAAGAATCAGTTCTTAAACAAGTTTGTCAAGATAGAAATATTAAAAATGTAATTTTTACTGGGTTTAAGCAACAAAAAGAATTACCCCAATATTATGCCCTTGCTGATATCTTTATTTTTCCCACTTTAGGTGATCCTTATGGGCTAGTAGTAGACGAAGCGATGGCCTGTGCTTTACCTATCATTAGTACTAGTGCTGCTGGAGAAATTCACGATCGGATAGAAGAAGGAATTAATGGTTATATTGTGCCTCCAGAAGATAGTGAAACGTTAGCTGATCGGATGCTTCATCTTGTAAACAATCCAAAGCTTTGTAAAAAAATGAGTAAAGCGTCTGCAGAAAAAATAGCAGATCATACTCTAGAGCGATGGGCAGAAAATTTTGAGAAAATTGTTTATCAGTTAATGAGTAGACCAGACTTAAGGTGA
- a CDS encoding right-handed parallel beta-helix repeat-containing protein: MKKLIDILTVKSFLLFQTLFFTAYQTIAAESCSENAIPIISSWTHTANPDQSLLFIGDLFPLDSEINFEGSDNAHFSGKTQWVDKTHILVTLPNSIKKDIYSLRIGKDNCWSIPVFINAPELWWNYPAIPKPNEKVRLFGRNLAYLENSHPAVYLQSTDHPEISKWINASVQNQYALTFKWPNDITSGQWQIRVATASKVQRGWSDPLVIEVNPAVNEVINKIQVSNIADLLNTISQLSHTKDKTEIHLAAGAYELGKTLFIPENIQLVGAGKEKTILKIVKDLHSIKGLVGEGLPFSKGIEQSPIELYNIGSVAKTAILVAGSNSGLSNLALIGNKSTQIGISISGTVKNPLHNIKLSEIKISHLSKKGVELSLEAILARYVHGLEIKDSTLYGNGAAIFLEHISDSAIVNNQVTGLSEGVIYTREGIVKHCIIEGNTYLPTQVENLSGVRAIYMSTQYGSVYENYIANNKGAHFHPPKGTEQDRGEAILIESSLSHPYYGTPAKVGNNFIVLPDKEVDWQALNNKEKRGTLPSGYFIIVVSGRGQGQIRQVLSLEDRTLHLSKPWVVNPDENSIIVISEAVYRNLILNNKISDSLSGIQLWITGADNIIAGNELSDTKREGILLYGELGRKPSEFKLNPKQDDLSYPFGNLHRAGYNSGIGVSYFNEVHNNKVINSKIGISIAVDDFRTRVGGIAFPISVGNKVWNNQIDTTSKEGITVGLRGSPVGSIKNKGYSLLGNIIEQNIVKNIPKTYNSDMRSQASVLRENIFYLKSKELLKNIKESELPILNLKDSISIQENNIIK; the protein is encoded by the coding sequence ATGAAAAAATTAATAGACATTCTTACAGTAAAGAGTTTTCTACTATTCCAGACTTTATTTTTTACTGCTTATCAAACGATTGCTGCTGAGTCCTGTTCTGAAAACGCTATTCCTATAATTAGTTCTTGGACGCATACTGCTAATCCAGATCAAAGTCTTCTATTTATTGGGGATTTATTCCCTTTAGATTCTGAAATAAATTTTGAAGGAAGCGATAATGCTCACTTTTCTGGAAAAACCCAATGGGTAGATAAAACACACATTTTAGTTACCCTACCTAATTCGATAAAAAAAGACATTTATTCCTTACGCATAGGTAAGGATAACTGTTGGAGTATACCTGTTTTTATAAATGCGCCCGAACTATGGTGGAATTACCCAGCTATACCTAAGCCAAATGAAAAGGTTAGATTATTTGGCAGAAATTTAGCTTATCTTGAAAATTCTCATCCGGCAGTATATTTGCAATCTACTGATCATCCAGAAATAAGTAAATGGATTAATGCTAGTGTGCAAAATCAATATGCCCTTACTTTTAAATGGCCCAATGATATAACCTCTGGACAATGGCAAATACGAGTAGCAACTGCTAGCAAGGTACAAAGAGGTTGGAGTGATCCTTTAGTAATAGAAGTTAATCCAGCAGTAAATGAAGTAATTAATAAAATACAAGTTTCTAATATTGCAGATCTGCTTAATACTATCTCGCAACTTTCTCATACAAAAGATAAAACAGAAATACATTTAGCAGCAGGAGCTTATGAGTTAGGTAAAACTTTATTTATTCCTGAGAACATTCAGCTTGTTGGTGCTGGAAAAGAGAAAACAATCTTAAAGATTGTTAAAGATTTACACTCCATAAAAGGGTTAGTGGGCGAAGGATTACCTTTTTCTAAAGGTATTGAACAGTCTCCTATAGAATTATATAACATAGGCTCTGTGGCAAAGACAGCTATTTTAGTGGCTGGATCTAATAGTGGTCTTTCTAATCTTGCTTTAATTGGTAACAAGAGTACACAAATAGGGATATCCATTTCGGGTACAGTAAAAAACCCATTGCACAATATTAAATTATCAGAAATTAAAATTAGCCATCTTAGTAAAAAAGGTGTAGAGCTATCATTAGAAGCAATACTAGCAAGATATGTACATGGGCTTGAAATTAAAGATAGCACGTTGTATGGGAATGGTGCAGCTATATTTTTAGAGCATATTTCCGATAGTGCTATTGTTAATAATCAAGTTACAGGATTATCAGAAGGTGTTATTTATACTCGTGAAGGAATAGTAAAACACTGTATTATTGAAGGAAATACTTATTTGCCCACACAAGTAGAAAATTTATCTGGTGTTAGGGCAATCTATATGAGTACTCAATATGGCTCCGTATATGAAAATTATATTGCTAATAATAAAGGAGCTCATTTTCATCCTCCTAAAGGCACTGAGCAAGACAGAGGAGAAGCAATTTTGATAGAGAGCTCATTAAGCCATCCTTACTATGGAACTCCTGCAAAGGTAGGTAATAATTTCATTGTATTACCTGATAAAGAAGTTGACTGGCAGGCCTTAAACAATAAAGAGAAAAGAGGAACACTGCCTAGTGGGTATTTTATTATTGTAGTTTCTGGAAGAGGGCAGGGGCAGATTAGGCAAGTATTATCATTAGAAGATCGCACTTTACATCTATCTAAGCCATGGGTAGTAAATCCTGATGAAAACTCCATTATCGTAATCTCTGAAGCAGTATATCGCAATTTGATTTTAAATAATAAGATCTCTGATTCTCTATCCGGGATACAGTTATGGATTACCGGAGCAGATAATATAATTGCTGGAAATGAACTATCTGATACTAAACGTGAGGGTATTCTTCTTTATGGCGAATTAGGTAGAAAACCCTCTGAATTTAAATTGAATCCCAAACAAGATGATCTCTCTTATCCATTTGGTAATTTACATAGAGCAGGATACAACTCTGGGATAGGAGTAAGTTACTTTAATGAGGTACATAATAATAAGGTAATAAATTCAAAAATCGGAATAAGCATAGCTGTTGATGATTTTCGTACTAGGGTAGGGGGTATAGCTTTTCCTATTTCTGTAGGAAACAAAGTATGGAATAATCAAATAGATACTACTAGTAAAGAGGGGATTACTGTGGGGTTGCGTGGGTCCCCTGTGGGTTCAATAAAAAATAAAGGATATTCATTACTAGGTAATATTATTGAACAAAATATAGTAAAAAATATACCTAAAACTTATAATTCTGATATGAGATCTCAAGCATCTGTGCTTAGAGAAAATATATTTTACTTGAAGAGCAAAGAACTATTAAAAAATATTAAAGAAAGTGAATTACCAATATTAAATTTGAAAGATAGTATTTCGATTCAAGAAAATAATATCATTAAATAA
- a CDS encoding NAD-dependent epimerase/dehydratase family protein, translated as MLPTKTVLITGGRGFIGVNLTSLLLSKSCDLHVLDNLKRSSPTGWQPSLADFKQVDIINNGEI; from the coding sequence ATGTTACCAACTAAAACAGTACTTATTACAGGTGGACGTGGGTTTATTGGCGTTAACTTAACCTCATTATTACTTTCAAAATCTTGTGACCTACATGTCTTAGATAATTTAAAACGCTCCTCGCCAACAGGTTGGCAACCTAGTTTAGCTGATTTTAAGCAAGTTGACATAATAAATAATGGAGAAATCTGA
- a CDS encoding glycosyltransferase: MTHILSIIHYPVFGGPHNSNMRLIPFLQKKGIQTTVLLPEEHGNAAEKLKDAGIQVVLIPLHRARATLNIGTHFQFFTQFSAEIREISEIIQRLKIDIVQINGLINPHGAIAAHRVGVPVVWQILDIHTPVILRYAIKPLLMHYADVIMCTGQKVANKHPGVTKRPDRLVNFFPPVNLTDFSPKISTRNQVRQELGIDTSILVIGTVGNINLVKGHDNFIHAAAQMKAKVHNTCFLILGTIHNNHKNYAKSLEILANNLGLKIGQDLIFLDPAGRVHELVQAMDIFWMTSRSEGIPTAMEEAMALKLPIVSFDVGSIGELIMHGCTGYLVQDQDPKLIAKYTLDNLLDEKIRNEMGSRGRHFIQEHAALEVCAEQHIKAYSLASKYNK; encoded by the coding sequence ATGACCCATATCCTTAGTATTATCCATTATCCAGTTTTTGGTGGTCCTCATAATAGTAATATGCGACTTATACCTTTTTTACAAAAAAAGGGTATTCAAACAACTGTGTTATTACCAGAGGAGCATGGAAATGCTGCTGAGAAATTGAAAGATGCGGGTATTCAGGTAGTATTGATTCCCCTACACAGGGCAAGAGCGACTCTAAACATTGGTACTCATTTTCAGTTTTTCACTCAATTTTCTGCTGAAATACGAGAGATTAGTGAAATTATTCAGCGATTAAAAATAGATATTGTCCAAATTAATGGATTAATTAACCCTCATGGTGCGATTGCGGCACATAGGGTAGGTGTCCCAGTTGTTTGGCAAATTCTTGATATTCATACACCAGTAATTTTACGATATGCTATAAAGCCATTACTGATGCATTATGCAGACGTAATCATGTGTACGGGGCAAAAAGTAGCTAATAAACATCCAGGAGTTACAAAAAGACCAGATCGTTTAGTCAATTTTTTTCCTCCAGTTAATTTAACTGATTTCTCTCCTAAAATATCTACCAGAAATCAAGTACGCCAAGAACTTGGTATAGATACTTCAATTCTAGTCATTGGTACAGTAGGGAATATAAATTTAGTAAAAGGACATGATAATTTTATTCATGCTGCTGCTCAAATGAAAGCTAAAGTTCATAATACGTGTTTTTTGATCTTAGGTACTATACATAACAATCACAAAAATTATGCAAAGAGTCTAGAAATACTTGCAAATAACCTCGGGCTAAAAATAGGCCAGGATTTAATTTTTTTAGACCCAGCTGGAAGAGTGCATGAGCTAGTACAAGCCATGGATATATTTTGGATGACATCTCGTTCAGAAGGAATACCAACTGCGATGGAAGAGGCAATGGCACTGAAACTACCTATTGTAAGCTTCGATGTTGGATCAATTGGAGAGCTAATTATGCATGGTTGTACAGGATATCTAGTGCAGGATCAAGATCCAAAATTAATCGCTAAATATACTTTAGATAACTTACTTGATGAAAAAATAAGAAATGAAATGGGTAGTCGAGGTCGCCATTTCATTCAAGAGCATGCCGCTCTTGAAGTTTGTGCAGAGCAACACATAAAAGCATATAGTTTGGCTTCAAAGTATAATAAATAA
- the gmd gene encoding GDP-mannose 4,6-dehydratase, giving the protein MKKALLTGITGQDGMYLAELLLKKGYEVHGIKRRASLFNTDRIDHLYQDPHESKRRFMLHYGDLTDATNLIRIIQEAQPDEIYNLAAQSHVAVSFETPEYTANSDALGTLRILEAIRILGLEQKTRFYQASTSELYGKVQAIPQNESTPFYPRSPYGAAKLYAYWITVNYREAYGMYACNGILFNHESPVRGETFITRKITRGLARIVLGLQNCLYVGNLEAKRDWGHAQDYVIAQWLMLQQESPEDYVIATGLQHSVRDFITQAASILGITVTWQNHGVDEVGIVESISGKAQELDTIKAGHTLVQVDSRYFRPTEVETLLGDASKARKKLGWEPKISFGTLVEEMVMEDLKVAQRDNLCRQEGYRTFNYFE; this is encoded by the coding sequence ATGAAAAAAGCACTACTTACCGGTATTACTGGTCAAGATGGGATGTATTTGGCTGAATTGTTGCTCAAAAAAGGTTATGAAGTCCATGGGATTAAGCGACGGGCTTCGCTTTTTAATACGGATCGAATTGATCATCTCTATCAAGATCCTCATGAATCTAAAAGACGGTTTATGCTTCATTATGGGGACTTAACGGATGCGACTAATCTCATTCGTATTATCCAAGAAGCACAGCCTGATGAAATTTATAATTTAGCGGCACAAAGTCATGTGGCCGTTTCTTTTGAAACTCCGGAATATACTGCAAATTCTGATGCCTTGGGTACGCTGCGAATTTTAGAGGCTATTCGAATCTTAGGATTAGAGCAAAAAACTAGATTTTATCAAGCTTCCACTTCTGAATTGTATGGGAAAGTACAGGCTATTCCCCAAAATGAATCCACACCTTTTTACCCTCGCTCTCCCTATGGAGCAGCAAAGTTATATGCTTATTGGATTACGGTAAACTATCGGGAAGCCTATGGTATGTATGCTTGTAATGGGATTTTATTTAACCATGAATCCCCGGTACGAGGGGAAACTTTTATTACCCGTAAAATCACAAGAGGATTAGCGCGAATTGTCCTTGGGCTACAGAACTGTCTTTATGTGGGCAACCTTGAAGCAAAACGGGATTGGGGTCATGCCCAAGACTATGTGATAGCTCAATGGTTAATGTTACAGCAAGAATCGCCTGAAGATTATGTAATTGCTACTGGATTACAGCATTCAGTGCGAGATTTTATTACCCAGGCGGCAAGTATTTTAGGGATTACAGTGACTTGGCAAAACCATGGAGTAGATGAAGTAGGGATAGTAGAGTCGATTTCTGGTAAGGCCCAAGAGCTAGATACTATTAAAGCTGGGCATACCCTTGTGCAGGTTGATTCCCGTTATTTTCGCCCTACTGAGGTGGAAACTTTGCTTGGAGATGCGAGTAAAGCAAGGAAAAAACTAGGATGGGAACCAAAAATTTCTTTCGGTACTTTGGTAGAAGAAATGGTGATGGAAGATTTAAAAGTTGCTCAACGGGATAATCTTTGTCGCCAAGAGGGGTATCGTACTTTTAACTATTTTGAGTAG
- a CDS encoding glycosyltransferase WbuB: MFLTILYGFMRILLYGINFLPELIGTGKYTGEMASWLADHGYEVRVVTAPPYYPDWHVHAGYLAWRYYKEDFLSPQGNKIKVWRCPLWVPRSPSGIKRLIHLASFMFTSITIMFSQIFWQPNIVFLVAPTLFCAPVAWVTAKFSRAKAWLHIQDFELDAAVGLKLLQYNGLRKAAEFFETRSLRSFDRVSTISEKMVDRLYDKGISKERCILFPNWVDAQKIYPLSYPSPYRKELNISPDKIIMLYSGTMGEKQGLEILIEAACKLQNYPEILFILAGTGSARSRLEKQSKGLLNILWLPLQPTERLNDWLNLADIHILPQQADAADLVMPSKLTGMLASGRPIIATALSETQVGKVVSFCGKLVAPGDTKGLITTIQKLAKDPQLQLKLGSTARDYAVNYLGYEQVLVNLEKNLSF; the protein is encoded by the coding sequence TTGTTTTTAACCATCTTATATGGGTTTATGCGAATTCTACTTTATGGCATTAATTTTCTTCCAGAACTTATAGGTACGGGAAAATACACGGGAGAAATGGCTTCATGGCTAGCAGATCATGGTTATGAAGTCAGGGTAGTGACAGCCCCCCCTTATTATCCAGATTGGCATGTACATGCTGGTTATTTAGCTTGGCGTTATTATAAAGAGGATTTTTTATCTCCTCAAGGTAATAAAATCAAAGTATGGCGTTGTCCATTATGGGTACCCCGTAGCCCTTCTGGAATTAAGCGATTAATTCATCTTGCTAGTTTTATGTTCACTAGCATCACCATTATGTTTAGCCAAATTTTCTGGCAGCCTAATATTGTTTTTTTAGTTGCTCCTACTTTATTTTGTGCTCCTGTTGCTTGGGTAACAGCTAAATTTTCTAGGGCTAAAGCTTGGCTTCATATTCAGGACTTTGAGCTGGATGCTGCAGTTGGGCTGAAGTTACTCCAATATAATGGGTTGCGAAAAGCTGCTGAATTTTTTGAAACGCGTAGCTTACGAAGTTTTGATCGGGTATCTACCATTTCCGAGAAGATGGTAGATCGTCTCTATGACAAGGGCATATCTAAGGAGCGTTGTATATTATTTCCTAATTGGGTAGATGCCCAAAAAATTTATCCCCTATCTTATCCTAGCCCTTATCGGAAAGAATTAAATATTAGTCCAGATAAAATTATTATGCTTTATTCTGGCACGATGGGGGAAAAACAGGGGTTAGAGATCTTAATTGAAGCAGCTTGTAAGCTTCAAAATTACCCAGAGATATTATTCATTCTCGCAGGTACAGGATCAGCCCGTTCTCGGTTAGAGAAACAAAGTAAGGGATTACTTAATATTCTATGGCTTCCTTTACAGCCTACAGAAAGGCTTAATGATTGGTTAAACCTTGCCGATATTCATATACTGCCCCAACAAGCAGATGCAGCAGATTTAGTGATGCCTTCTAAACTCACAGGAATGTTGGCTAGTGGTCGACCTATTATTGCTACCGCATTGTCCGAAACTCAAGTTGGAAAAGTTGTTTCTTTTTGCGGAAAATTAGTAGCTCCAGGAGATACAAAAGGGTTAATAACAACAATTCAGAAATTAGCTAAAGATCCCCAATTACAATTAAAATTAGGATCGACAGCGAGAGATTATGCAGTCAATTATTTAGGTTATGAGCAAGTGCTGGTCAATTTAGAAAAGAATCTCAGTTTTTGA
- a CDS encoding polysaccharide biosynthesis/export family protein has translation MIRLIFPYLLISIFLTACGVHNAYQGGSVSRYEKSEKIAAQSEPKFEQISVESIPEVTTKDADILKLEELPIMDPNSENLPINDSEDVLNQYDQQIGPSDLLRVNVFQVEEISKKEIRVGNNGKLSLPLVGSITVEGLTAKELEIELERILGEKYLQNPQVSVSVVEHISKRFTVAGEVKKPGLYPIQGPTTLLEAISIAEGEEYYGNLSQVGLIRTVAGSKKINIYNINAIRDQKEVDPEIHANDVIVVSKDAGKAVWRKITRFFGVFFNPSGNIFR, from the coding sequence GTGATTCGACTTATTTTCCCCTATTTATTGATTTCTATATTTTTAACTGCTTGTGGTGTGCACAATGCTTATCAAGGGGGATCAGTAAGTAGGTATGAAAAATCAGAAAAAATAGCTGCCCAATCTGAACCTAAATTTGAACAAATCTCTGTTGAGTCTATTCCTGAAGTAACTACTAAAGATGCAGATATTCTTAAATTAGAAGAATTACCTATCATGGATCCTAATTCAGAAAATTTACCTATTAATGATAGTGAAGATGTTTTAAATCAGTATGATCAACAAATCGGTCCTTCTGATTTACTTAGGGTGAATGTATTTCAGGTAGAAGAAATTTCTAAAAAAGAAATTAGAGTAGGTAACAACGGAAAACTGTCTCTTCCACTTGTAGGATCAATTACGGTGGAAGGATTAACGGCTAAAGAACTTGAGATAGAATTGGAAAGGATTTTAGGGGAAAAATACTTACAAAATCCTCAAGTGAGTGTGTCTGTGGTAGAACATATTAGCAAACGATTTACTGTCGCTGGAGAGGTCAAAAAGCCTGGACTTTATCCTATTCAAGGACCCACCACTTTACTAGAGGCTATTTCTATTGCTGAAGGGGAAGAATATTATGGGAATTTATCCCAAGTAGGGCTTATTCGCACCGTGGCGGGTAGTAAAAAAATCAATATTTACAATATAAATGCAATCCGTGATCAAAAAGAAGTAGATCCTGAAATTCATGCTAATGATGTGATTGTGGTAAGTAAAGATGCTGGTAAAGCGGTTTGGAGGAAAATTACTAGATTTTTTGGGGTATTCTTTAATCCATCTGGTAATATTTTTAGATAA